A section of the Saccopteryx leptura isolate mSacLep1 chromosome 6, mSacLep1_pri_phased_curated, whole genome shotgun sequence genome encodes:
- the C6H5orf24 gene encoding UPF0461 protein C5orf24 homolog isoform X2 — protein sequence MMHPVASSNPAFCGPGKPSCLNEDAMRAADQFDIYSSQQSKYSHTVSHKPMVCQRQDPLNETHLQTTSGRSIEIKDELKKKKNLNRSGKRGRPSGTTKSAGYRTSTGRPLGTTKAAGFKTSPGRPLGTTKAAGYKVSPGRPPGKKQQAFRCSSDA from the exons ATGATGCATCCTGTTGCCAGCAGTAATCCAGCTTTCTGTGGGCCTGGTAAGCCTTCCTGCCTCAATGAAGATGCCATGAGAGCTGCTGATCAGTTTGACATATATTCCTCCCAGCAAAGCAAATATAGCCACACAGTCAGCCACAAACCAATGGTTTGTCAGAGGCAAGACCCATTAAATGAAACGCACTTGCAGACTACCAGTGGCAGAAGCATAGAGATAAAAGatgaactaaagaaaaagaaaaatctcaatcgATCTGGTAAGCGTGGCCGGCCTTCTGGAACCACCAAATCAGCAGGATACCGAACCAGCACAGGCAGACCCCTGGGAACCACCAAAGCGGCTGGATTTAAGACAAGTCCAGGCAGACCTTTGGGTACAACCAAAGCTGCGGGATACAAAGTCAGCCCAGGGAGACCTCCAG GAAAAAAGCAGCAAGCCTTCAGGTGTTCCAGTGATGCCTGA
- the C6H5orf24 gene encoding UPF0461 protein C5orf24 homolog isoform X1: MMHPVASSNPAFCGPGKPSCLNEDAMRAADQFDIYSSQQSKYSHTVSHKPMVCQRQDPLNETHLQTTSGRSIEIKDELKKKKNLNRSGKRGRPSGTTKSAGYRTSTGRPLGTTKAAGFKTSPGRPLGTTKAAGYKVSPGRPPGSIKALSRLADLGYGCGTAAFPYPMMHGRAVHGVEETSSEVKPPNE, from the coding sequence ATGATGCATCCTGTTGCCAGCAGTAATCCAGCTTTCTGTGGGCCTGGTAAGCCTTCCTGCCTCAATGAAGATGCCATGAGAGCTGCTGATCAGTTTGACATATATTCCTCCCAGCAAAGCAAATATAGCCACACAGTCAGCCACAAACCAATGGTTTGTCAGAGGCAAGACCCATTAAATGAAACGCACTTGCAGACTACCAGTGGCAGAAGCATAGAGATAAAAGatgaactaaagaaaaagaaaaatctcaatcgATCTGGTAAGCGTGGCCGGCCTTCTGGAACCACCAAATCAGCAGGATACCGAACCAGCACAGGCAGACCCCTGGGAACCACCAAAGCGGCTGGATTTAAGACAAGTCCAGGCAGACCTTTGGGTACAACCAAAGCTGCGGGATACAAAGTCAGCCCAGGGAGACCTCCAGGTAGCATTAAAGCTCTATCCCGTCTTGCCGATCTTGGTTATGGCTGCGGCACGGCTGCTTTTCCTTACCCTATGATGCACGGCAGAGCAGTTCACGGGGTAGAGGAAACCAGCAGCGAAGTCAAGCCACCCAATGAGTGA